TATACTTTTTTAACTTTTGCCATAGCGAACTAAGCCGGTCTTTAAGAGATTTTTCAAATCCTATTTCCGCCGGTCTATAATACTGTTTCCCTTTCAATTCGAGCGGCAGATAATTCTCCTCTAAAAAATGATTTTCAAAATTATGAGGGTAACGATAGTTATTTCCATAGCCGAGATTCTTCATTAAGGAAGTGGGTGCGTTTCTGAGATGCAGAGGAACTGAATAGAGAGGAAGGTTCTTAACATCTTCAAGTGCCTCATCAATCGCTTTATAGGCGGCATTACTTTTGGGAGAAGATGCCAGGTAGGTAGCGCATTGCGAAAGGATAATCCTGGCTTCGGGCATACCGATTTTATCTACAGCATTGAAAGCAGCTTCGGCAATTACAAGTCCATTTGGTGCAGCATTTCCAATATCCTCTGAAGCAAGGATGATCATTCTCCTTGCGATAAAAAGCGGATCTTCACCGCCTTCAAGCATTCGGGCCAGCCAGTAGACCGCTGCATCCGGGTCGGAACCGCGAATACTTTTTATGAATGCGGAGATAAGATTATAATGTTCTTCTCCCCCTTTATCATAAATAATAAATTTCTGCTGAAGTACATTTTCAATAGAGGATTTATTTACAACTATTCTTTCCTGACTGACATGATTAAGAAGTGCAGCTTCAAGAATATTCAGGAGTATTCTTGCATCGCCGCCGGAGACGTAGAAGAGAAAATCGGGATCTTCAATTTCCACATCGAGAGTTTTAAGAAAATCATCATTCTTAACGGCGTAGTTTAAAATTCCTTCCAGATCCTCACGGTTGAGGGTTTCGAGTTTAAATATTCTCAGTCTGGATCTTAGAGCAGGAATTATCTCAAAGGATGGATTTTCTGTAGTAGCGCCAATCAGAATAATTTCACCTTTTTCCACAGAAGAGAGAAGGGCATCCTGCTGAGCTTTGTTATAACGATGGATTTCATCAATAAAAAGAATTGTCTTACGGTTATAAAGAAGATTAGTTTTACCAATTTCGATTACATTTCTAAGTTCTTTAACGCCTGAGGAGACAGCATTAACCTGAAAGAATTCCGCATTAACTGTTTCTGAAATGATTCTTGCGAGAGTAGTTTTTCCGGAACCCGGGGGACCCCAAAGAATAATGGAGCTTAATGAACCATTTTCAATCATTTGTCTTAACGGTTTACCCTTACCAATTAAGTTCTCATGGCCTCGAAATTCAGAAAGGTTTTTAGGACGAATTCTTTCAGCTAGAGGAGTATTCGGTATATCGTTTTTTTTATCCACCAGATTGAAAATTTATTTTTCCTCAATTTTTAACACACGTTCATCCGGAAGCATCATATGGAATCTTTCCCTAGCAACTTTTTCCATTTTTTCTTTTGAATTGATTAAGGAATCGATTTCCGCTTCCAACATTCTGATTTTTTCTTCAGCACTATTTATCTGAAGATCAAGTTCATGTAACTGATTTTTCAGGGACAAATATTTCAGGATACCATTTTCATTAAATACAAGAAATGCAATAACCAAGATTACAACAGAAGAAAGAATCAGCCTTACAATCAATTTATTTGATAGCTTCGCCATTACAGAGCATTCTTAATAATTCTATCAATCAGCTCTTCAAATGAGATTCCGGCTACTGCCGCCATTTTGGGGACCAGACTAAGATTAGTCATACCAGGCAGAGTATTAACCTCAAGGCAATATGATTTATAATCTTTAGTCAATCTGAAATCGACCCTGGCGTAACTTTCGCAGCCGACTGAATTAAAAGCAAGAAGTGCCTGATGCTGAAGATGCTCGGCGACCTTAGGAGGAATAACCGCAGGCACAATATATTCGCTTTTGCCGGAAGTATATTTATGCTCGTAATCGTAGAATCCGTCAACCGGTTTGATCTCCAGTACCGGAAGGGCCTGCTGCCCGAGAATCGCGACTGTAAGTTCACGGCCGGCGATATACTCTTCGACAAGTGCCACCGAAGACAATTCCAGCGCCTTTTTCACCGCCTTTTCAACTTCGATATCTCCCCGGCAGATTGTAAGTCCGATAGTAGAGCCCTGGTCATTAGGTTTAATAACGCAAGGATATCCGAAAAACTTTTTTATTTTTTCGCGAATCAGATGATAGTCATTTTCGTTTCTGTCAACGATAAACCAGCGCGGTGTATTAACATCAAAATGCTGAAACATAATTTTGGACATATATTTATTCATCGCCAGTGCACTTGCAAGCACTTTAGAACCCGTATATTTTAACCCCCTCATTTCGAGTAGAGATTGAAGAGTTCCATCTTCTCCCCATTTACCGTGAATTGCAATGAAGACTATATCAATACCATCCAGAAGCGTTGAGTTAATTGCCTCAAGCTGATTTCTGTTAGAGATTTCGCAGTAATTTCTATCCTCAAAATAGATATACTCTTCTTTCGGCTGGGTTAATCCGTAGGCTGGATCAATTACTTTTACTTTATAACCGAGGTCGTATAAAGCTTTAAGAACAGATTTACCAGAAGATTTGGAGACTTCCCTTTCCGGTGAAGTACCTCCAACAAGCAATGCAACATTAATTTCATTATTCGACATATTATTTCCGTAATTGAATTAAAAGTCCATACGATTTTTTTTATTCAGTTTAATTCCATATTCTTTTTCTGCAACGGAATAGAGTTTCCGGAGTTTGTTTACAGGTATTTTTTTCTCCCCGCCAAGTAATTTACAAACTGCAATAGTATGTGCCGCATGCTCAAGTTTTTCCATCCTGTAATACGCTGACATAATATCGTGACCGAAAGTTACCGCGCCATGATTTTCTAAAAGGAGCGCCCAGACATAATCGATATGAGGCAACATGGACAACGGGACTTCATCGGTGGACGGCGTTCCGTATTTGCATAGAGGAACCTTGCCAAGAGTAAGAATAACCTCAGGCAGAACAGGTTCAGTTAATCCCAGTCCGGAGGATGCAAACGCAGTAGCATAAACCGGATGACAATGTATAACAGAGTTAATATCATCTCTTTTACTATAAGCCAGCAGATGAATTTTCACTTCGGTAGATACTTTCCCCTTACCTTTTAATAACTTTCCGTTATAATCTATCTCCAAAAAATCATCCTGTGCAAGTTCACCCTTACATTTTCCTGATGGAGTAATCAGAATTCTTTTATTACTCAGACGTACGGATAGATTACCGTCGTATGCGGAAACAAATCCCTTCTCGTATACTCTATGGCAAATATCCAAAAGTACTTTTCTCAGGGACATTGTTTTTCAATTTCTTCCATTATTTTCATTGCAGCAAGAGCATCTTCGCCAGGGACAAGCGGCGGTTGATTTTTAATTAAAGATTTTTGAACCGACTTAATCATATAAGAAATTTTATTCGCCCTTTTTCTGAAGGCTTTTTTAGCTTCGCCCTGAAGATCAATTATTAATTTGCCCGATACATTTTTTTTACCGATAAAGTTTTCAATACTTATTACTCCTTTATGACCAAGAATTTCTATTCTGTTAAACGACTTCTTGGCATTATAGGAGACGTTAAAATAGCCGTATCCCCCTTTTTCAAATTTCAGAATAGCAGATGCAAAATCCTCAACTTCGCTTTTATAGACGATATTATCGGTATAACCTTTAACGCCGGATATTTCACCGCCGAATAACCTGATCATATCTATCATATGAGAGCCGAGATCTCTAAGTGCGCCTCCGCCGCTCAGATCTTTTTTAAATCTGAAATTATCACTCGGTGCGAAATCGATATTGAATGAAGCGGAGACAGAAACTATTTTTCCGATCATTCCCTTGTTGACAAGTTCCTTTGCTTTCAAGACCAGCGGATGGAACCGGTGGGTAAAGTTAACCGTAAAGACTACTCCATAAGTTTTGCAGACTTTAATTATCTCTTCAATTTGAGAGGAGTTGATACCGACGGGTTTTTCGCAGATGATATGCTTGCCAGCCTGAGCTGCTTCGACGGCCTGCCGGTAATGATCTACATTAGCACCGGCAATATAGAGCAGATCAAAATCGCCTTTAATAAAGTCACTGAAATTATCCGAAAAATTCTGAGCGCCGAATTTTCCTGCGACCTGTTTAGCCCTTTGAAGATCGTGACTGAACACCGAAACAAGTTTACTCCGCTGGATCAAAGCTAAAGCAGGCAGAACCGATGTTTCAACAAAATGTCCGCATCCGGAAACACCCCATTTAATTCTTCTTGGAATTGCGGATCTGATAATTGATTTACCCGGAGATTTAATTAGCATTTTCAAAGTCCCAATTTTTTCATTAACATTTTTATCGGTTTGGAATTCTGCATAATATAGAAATGAATTGCCGGAACATTCTTATTCAACAATTCTTCCACTTGTTTAAATGTCCACTCAACTCCGATCTCGACCGCATGCTCTGGTTTGGATTTGTCTATTTCCTCAACCAGATCGGAAGGGATATCGATATAAAAGTTCTTAGGTATACTGTGGGCATGCGATCTGGAAGTAATAATTTTCAATCCGGGAATAATCGGGACGGAGATCCCCTCCTTCCTGCAATTATCCACATAATCGAAATACAAATTATTATCATAGAACATCTGGGTTACAATATAAGCAGCACCGGCTTCAATTTTTGCGTGAGTATATTTTATATCAGTTAAAAGGTTGGGGGCCTCGAAATGCTTTTCGGGATAACCGCTGGTTCCGATACAGAAATCCATTGCAAATGCATCGAGCAAACCTTCCTCTAGATATTTGCCTTTATTCAGATCAGAAATTTGCCTGATAAGATCTATGCCATAATTATTAGCGCTTCTTCCGTACTTAAGGGGTTTATTAAATCCGCTTTCGTCACCTCTTATAGCAAGGACATTATCAATTCCGAGGTAATGAATTTCGATAAGAAAATCCTCGGTTTCCTCGCGTGTAAAACCGGAACACAAGACATGAGGCACAGCATCTATATTATATTTATTCTGAATCAGGGCGCATATTCCGAGAGTACCCGGGCGCTTCCTTTTTACTTTCATTTTCATTCCGCCTTCGGTTGTTTCCTCATACATTACTTCCGCGGCATGACTTGTAATATCGATGAAGGGAGGTTTATAGAGAACTATATCGTCCAGTACCGAGAGGAGCTGACGAATATCGCCCCCACGTTTAGGAGGGATTAGTTCAAAACTGATAAGAGTTTGATTTGCTTTATAGAGATGTTCAGTTACTTTCATATTGATTCTTTATGTGTTTGTCAAATTTAACATTTTGTCGCATAAACTTCTTATCAGGAATTACCGGGCATTAATTTAAGCAGATGTCCGGCTTTACTCTTAAATACTTTTTCAGAAAGCGGAATTCTGATATACTCCCCTTTCAGCCACATACCGGTCATATCTTTATAGTGATCGCTCATGAAATATCCGGATTGTCCGGCAGGTAAAATGATCTCCATAAATTCAGGATCACCGAAATCATATATGTAGCGCAAAGATGGGCCGAGAATATTCCGGAACGGTTCCGACCTGTACGGTTTAGAAAAATCTCTCTTCTCTTCATAAAGCTCGGAGAACGAATATTCAGTATTGAACACAGTAGTTCCGTCACCGCCAATTTCATAAGGACCGATATTGATTAGCTGATCAATCAAGCCGGACTGGTTGGCGAAGAGATGTTTCAGATAAACTTTGTGGATTTTACCCCACTGCCACATTGAAATATCCGCACCCAGATTTTTCTCGAGTTCGCTTAATGCATCTACGAGACTCTTTCTTATAATCTGATCTCTCGACTCCACCTGAGGTGTCCGGATATCATCGAAGAAGGAAGATGAATTATCATAAAGGTACTTAAGTATAATTCTATAAGGGATATTTGCGAGGAAAACATATTCTTTCAATAAGTCGCTGCCTAACTCGTCTTCAAAAATATTTTTAATCAAACGGTGGAAGAAGTGGAGGTAAATTGCAGGGACCTGACTTGAAGCAGTGAGTTCAAAATCCCAGTTATCCAGCAGCTCAATCGCGGTCTTCAAATTCCTGTCGTTAATTTTTGCATCTTCGAATGCCTTAAGAATGTAAGGTATAATCTCTCTTGCATAGGGAGAAATAAAATCGAGCTGATATTTTTTAAAATCCTTTACAGAGTGCTGTTTCCCGGAATTTAATAATTCAAATATCCTTTCAATTCTAGAAGAAGGTTCCCAGATATTTGAAATATGATACTTAAAAACGGAGCTGGTCTTATTATTTGCAGTAGCAATAAATTCCTGGGGAGGGTTGAAGAGTTTCGGCATTTCTTCATACGGCACAAATCCTTTCCAATCCGATTGGGAAGTTGAACCGTCATAAACAAGAGAAGGACTTAAACTGCTTCTGAGGGGCAGCCTGGCAGCACAAACATAACCGATATTACCATTAACATCGGCGTAAACAAAATTCTGTCCGGGAACAGTAAAGAATCTGAGAGCGGATTTAAAATCCTCCCAGTTATCAGCTTTACTAAGTGAGATAGCGGCAAACAATTCATCGCTAAATTCTAAACCGGTCCACCGCATGCTCAAAACCGATTTTACTTTTCCTTCTTCGGGGTAGAGCTGATTAAAAGTATGAATATCAGAAACAATAGGCCCGCGGTGAGATTTCCTGATTGTAAATTTATAGTGGAGCGAATCTTTAACTGCGAAGGAGTCCGTGTAGACTGCCAGATCTCTCAATTGATTATCGACGTAATAACGGTTTCCGGTTGAATCCAGTTTCTCTGCATAGAAGTCGCAATCATCCGCCATAACATTCGTCATAGCCCAGGCAATATTCCTGTTTTTCCCGATCACAATTGCCGGAAGGCCGGGGATCGTAAAACCCTCAGCATTCCAATTTTCACTCCTAATTACTGCAAAATACCACTTGCCCGGAAGTGAGAGCGCAAGGTGAGGGTCATTTGCAATAACCGGCTTTTGAGAAACAGACCTTGCACCGCTAACAACCCAGTTATTGGAACCGATATGTGTCCCTACAAAACCGGTAAAGTCCCTGAACATTCTATCCACGTTTATAAAACCCATTGCCGAGGAAGAGACCGAAGGAATATTTTTAGGAATAATGGTTGGAGCATTTTCCGGAAATCCGGGTAGCAATTCCGAAGCTTTTTCCGGGCCGAGTTTATGAATTAGATTTGAAAACAGAATATCGCTCCACCAGCTGATATTTAATTCCCAGCCCATCAGTTTTGCAATCACTAAACTATGTTCAGGTTTCCACGGATACGGATCGTACCCGAGCAGATCAAATTCAACCTGATATTTTCCTTTATTATCCTCAATGAAACTATTCACACCGCGGGAATAAGCTTCAAGAATCTTACGTGAGACGGGATTAATCTTTGACAGACTTTCTTCAACAATCTTATAAATGCCGACAGTTCTGAACATTTTATCGATAGGGACGGTTTTGGAACCGAATACTTCACTTAATCTTCCTTCCCCGGCTCTGCGTGCAAGATCCATTTGAAATAATCTTTCCTGTGCATGAACAAATCCGAGCGTAAACGCTGCATCCTCGTCATTTTCCGCCGAGATCATCGGGATAGCAAATGAATCACGGTACACCTCAACACCCGCGATAAGTCCTTTCGCCGTAATCTCTCCGTCATATTCAGGCAATGATTTTCTCAACATGAAATATGATATCACGAAGAGAAATATCACAATGATAATAAGAGTGCCAGCGATACCGATAAGGACTTTTTTCCAGGATTTCATTTTATCTCAATTGAATTACTTATTTAAAATAATGAAATAATATTTGCTGAATAAAAAAATATTTAATAAATAACCGCACGACTTTAAGAATTGTTTTGAGGAAAAGGAGATGGATCAGTTTCTTACAATCGGGTTATACGGCCTGCTGATAATAATCGTAATTGTAACATGGATTATCTATAAAAGGATAAAGGACACTTCGCAGATTAATTTAAAAGAAGAACTCGAAAGGATAGATAAATCCTTCCGAGATGAGCTTATGAGAAACCGGGATGAATCGTCCAAAACAGGTAAGGCACAGCGCGAGGAACTGAGCAGCGCGATTAAACAATTCGGGGATCAATTATATGATCAGCTTTCTAAACTGATCCAGACCAATGAACAGAAATTCGATAAGCTTCAGAACCGGGTTGAATCGCAGCTCAAAGAGATCCAGGATAATAATTCAAGAAAGCTTGAAGAGATGAGACAGACAGTTGATGAAAAACTTCACAGCACACTTGAAAAGAGGCTGGGCGAATCTTTTAAACTTGTAAGCGAACGTCTCGAAGCTGTTAGAGAAGGCCTTGGAGAAATGAAAAACCTTGCAGTAGGTGTAGGTGATCTGAAAAAAGTCCTAACGAATGTAAAAACCCGCGGTACATGGGGAGAGATACAACTAGAGAACCTGATTGAACAGATACTTACTCCCGATCAGTATTCAAAAAACATAAGCACAAAAAAGAATTCGAATGAGAGAGTAGAATTCGCGATTAAGATGCCGGGAAGAAGCGAGAATAAAGACGGATTGTGCTGGCTGCCAATAGATGCAAAATTCCCGATGGAGGACTATCAGCGTTTATTAGCCGCTCAGGATTCCGCCGAACCGCCTTTAATCGAAGAAGCATCGAAAGCACTGGAAAACAGAATTAAAGCGGAAGCCAAATCAATTAACGAGAAATATATCGACCCTCCGAACACCACGGATGTTGCACTACTATTCCTCCCTGTTGAAGGCCTTTTTGCAGAAGTATTACGCAGACCTGGATTGTTTGAAAAACTGCAAAATGATTTCAAGGTTATACTGACCGGCCCAACAACATTAACCGCCATACTAAACAGTCTTCAGATGGGTTTTAGAACACTTGCAATCGAGAAACGTTCGAGCGAAGTATGGAGCCTGCTCGGAACAGTGAAAACCGAGTTTTCGAAATTCGGCGACGTACTCGATAAAACCCAGGAGAAATTGCGTCAGGCGAGCGATACAATAGACTCGGCAAAGACACGCTCGCGTGCAATTGAAAGAAAACTGAAGGACGTTCAGGAACTCCCGGGCAGTGACGAAACCAAACTGATCGATTAGCGGAAATAATTTTTCGCTAATCTCAATTATTCCAACCGGCTGGCAGGGCACTTTTTACCGACAGATTTCCGCCATTCACCGATTTCTTATTCATCAGGCAGAACCCGGTTAATATCTTTGCGTCAGATTAAACAGGTAAATAAAACTTTGAGGTTAACATGGCATGGCATAAACTAAAATCGAGAGTAATAGTAGGAATTATACTCGTAATAATCGGAGTTCTTTTTCTATTACGTAATTACGACATTGCATTTTTCCCTTTCGAAATGATCACATGGGAATATTTTTTCATCCTATTCGGTCTGCTATTATTTATCCTATCGGACAATAAGACGGCCGGAATTATTTTCCTGGCAATAGGTCTTTTCAATTTAGTACCCCAACTCTGGCCTTTGATCTTTGTGGTTATCGGTCTTTACATAATTCTCAAACGAAAAGGAAGCAGGCCAATGGCGCATTTCAAACATTACCATCGCGACAGTAATATTCCCGATGGTGAAGTAGCAAAAGACTATCTTGAAGATGTAAATGTATTCGGCGGCGGTACAAAAATAATTAATACAGAGAATTTCAAGGGTGGAAATGTAGTTTCAATTTTCGGAGGTTCAGAAATCAACCTGATGGGTTCGAAGCTTGCCGAAGGTGAGAACAGTCTGGAAATGACAGCTATTTTCGGCGGTTCGACACTTATAATACCATCGGACTGGAAAGTTGAGACCGATGTTCTATCGATATTTGGAGGATTCAGCGATAAAAGGAGAAAGGACCCGAACAAGGTTCAGGATCCGAACAGAATACTTGTTATAAAAGGCCTTGCTTTATTCGGCGGCGGAGAAATTAAAAATTAATTCTACGGAGTAATAAAATGAAAAACGACGGAAAAATCTGGATTGGAATAATTCTTATTGCTGTGGGCGCTCTTCTGGTTGCAGATAATTTTTTCTATTTCGATTTCAGTGTCCACCATTTGATTTTTTCTTGGCATACAATATTCCTGATTATTGGGCTTGTAATTCTGAACAACTCTAAAAACAGTGTTGTGGGAATTGTTTTCGTTGTACTGGGATTGTTCGGGATACTGGGATACATCTCACCATTCGATATAAGATTTTCGCTCAGAGATTACTGGCCGATAATCCTGATTATTGTAGGATTTTTTATTCTGTTCAGAAGACGGGAGCCGAATATATTAACGAATCCGGAGGGCAGCAAACAGGAATTTCAGACTTCAACAGCCAGCATTCTTGATGAATCGTCGATATTCAACAGCACAAACAGAATAATAGACTCTGATAATTTCAGAGGGGGCAAAGCAACAACAATATTCGGTTCAACAAAACTCGATCTCACAAGGGCTTCCCTATCCCCCGGAGAAAACACGCTTGAGATAACATGCCTGTTCGGCGGGTGCGATATTTCAATACCTAAAACCTGGAAAGTGATTCTAAACGTTTCGGCTATCTTCGGAGGTTTTGAAGACAAAAGATTCCTGGCAATGAGCGATGCAAAAACAGAAGGCGTACTGATTATAAAAGGGACCGTCATATTCGGCGGCGGTGAAATTACAAGCTATTAGAACTGGACAGAAATGGGAAATCCGTTTATAAAGAACATAAAGATTTTTGCTATCTACCTGATGATATGGGTCTTCATCAGCCTGATACACAATGTAGTTGTAATCTTCCTTCTTAATGTAAAACTGGAACAGGCCCTGGTCGAAAGCATTATCTATAATACTCTCTACTTTCTGCTCGGCATCAGTCTTTGGTATACGGTAAGTTATAACACGCTTGAAAATTATACTCCTGTAAAAATATTCGTAAACCATTCGGCAGCCGCAATTATTACGTCCGCCGTGTGGGCATTGTCAGGTTATTATATTCTCGTTAATATTTTTAATGACAATCAGGAGTACAAGACATTTCTTTTGAACTCTGGTATATGGCGGTTTATAATCGGAATCTTCTTTTACCTGATTATTGTGGCCGTGGATTATGTGATAATCTACTACAATAATTTTCAGCAGAAACTTTTCCGTGAATCAGAGCTGAATACTCTTGTTAAGGAAGCGGAATTAAAATCGTTGAAATACCAGATTAATCCGCACTTCATTTTCAACAGTCTAAATTCTATCAGTTCGCTCACACTAAGCGATCCGGTTAAGGCCAGGGAAATGACAATCAAGCTATCGTCATTTCTAAGAAGCACCTTATCGAAGAATGAGAAGCAGAAAAGTAAACTGACAGATGAGATTTCGAATGCAAAGCTCTACCTGGACATTGAGAAAGTCCGGTTTGCCGACAAAGTTGAATTTGTAGAGGAACTTAATCCGGAATGCAAAGACCTTGAAATACCGAGCATGATACTACAGCCGCTATTTGAAAACGCAATAAAGCACGGGGTATACGAAAGTCTCGAAAAAGTAATTATCAGGTTGCATTGCAGACCCGAAAAAGAATATCTTAAATTAATTGTTGAGAATAATTTTGATCCAGAAGCTATTCCACGTAAAGGCGAAGGGATAGGGATCAAGAATATTCAGAACAGGTTAAAGCTGATCTACAATCAGGATAACCTGGTAACAATTGAAAAACTTAACGGTTTATTCAGAGTTAATATTTACATACCGGTTAAAAATGAAAAACAGAATTAAAACACTGATAGTTGACGATGAGAAATTAGCGAGAGACATCGTAAAAAATTATCTCCGGAATTATCCTCATATTGATCTTGCGGGAGAATGTTCAAACGGTTTCGATGCGCTCAAAATGATAGGCGAGCTTTCGCCCGACCTGGTATTCCTGGATATACAGATGCCAAAGCTGACCGGGTTCGAGATGCTGGAAGTACTGGAGAATCCACCGGTAATAATTTTTACGACCGCATATGATCAATACGCTTTGAAAGCATTTGAAGTAAATGCAACCGATTACCTGATGAAACCCTTTTCGGAAGAGAGGTTTGCCGAGGCAATTCAGAGAGCTGAAAACCAGATCAAAAATAAATCAGAATCCGATAAGAAAATCTCCGACCTGTTAAAACATATCGGCAGAAAAGATGAGCACCTGGAAAGAATTGTCGTAAAGAACGGTCCGAAGATCACAATCCTCCCTGTCGACAGTGTAAAATATCTTGAAGCGCAGGACGATTATGTAATGATCTATACTGCCGGCGGAAATTTTCTAAAACAAAAAACAATGAAATACTTTGAAGAAAACCTGAATCCAGCCGAGTTCATACGAATTCACAGATCCTATATTGTAAAAACGACCGAGATTCAGCAGATAGAATTATTCGAAAAGGAGACTTACTTTGTATTACTAAAGGATGGTAAGAAGCTCCCTGTAAGCAAATCAGGTTACAGTGAATTGAAACAGATACTCGACAAATAAAAATGAGAAAGAGGGGGAAGATATTACCTCCGACCTATTTTTTAAGCGGAATTGTTTTAACACTACTAATTCATTTCCTGATCCCATTCATACAAATAATTGAATACCCGTTTAATCTTTTAGGCTTAATACCATTAATTATAAGCGGGATATTGAATATTGCCGCGGATAACGCACTCAAAAAATTCAACACAACAGTAAAACCTTTTGAAGCATCAACTGCTCTTGTAACA
This Melioribacteraceae bacterium DNA region includes the following protein-coding sequences:
- a CDS encoding LytTR family transcriptional regulator DNA-binding domain-containing protein, which codes for MKNRIKTLIVDDEKLARDIVKNYLRNYPHIDLAGECSNGFDALKMIGELSPDLVFLDIQMPKLTGFEMLEVLENPPVIIFTTAYDQYALKAFEVNATDYLMKPFSEERFAEAIQRAENQIKNKSESDKKISDLLKHIGRKDEHLERIVVKNGPKITILPVDSVKYLEAQDDYVMIYTAGGNFLKQKTMKYFEENLNPAEFIRIHRSYIVKTTEIQQIELFEKETYFVLLKDGKKLPVSKSGYSELKQILDK
- a CDS encoding isoprenylcysteine carboxylmethyltransferase family protein, which encodes MRKRGKILPPTYFLSGIVLTLLIHFLIPFIQIIEYPFNLLGLIPLIISGILNIAADNALKKFNTTVKPFEASTALVTTGVYRISRNPMYLGMFLFILGESIILGSIGSFVIPILFIIVINKRFISTEEKMLASEFREKYLSYCKVVRRWI
- a CDS encoding histidine kinase produces the protein MGNPFIKNIKIFAIYLMIWVFISLIHNVVVIFLLNVKLEQALVESIIYNTLYFLLGISLWYTVSYNTLENYTPVKIFVNHSAAAIITSAVWALSGYYILVNIFNDNQEYKTFLLNSGIWRFIIGIFFYLIIVAVDYVIIYYNNFQQKLFRESELNTLVKEAELKSLKYQINPHFIFNSLNSISSLTLSDPVKAREMTIKLSSFLRSTLSKNEKQKSKLTDEISNAKLYLDIEKVRFADKVEFVEELNPECKDLEIPSMILQPLFENAIKHGVYESLEKVIIRLHCRPEKEYLKLIVENNFDPEAIPRKGEGIGIKNIQNRLKLIYNQDNLVTIEKLNGLFRVNIYIPVKNEKQN
- a CDS encoding LiaF-related protein: MAWHKLKSRVIVGIILVIIGVLFLLRNYDIAFFPFEMITWEYFFILFGLLLFILSDNKTAGIIFLAIGLFNLVPQLWPLIFVVIGLYIILKRKGSRPMAHFKHYHRDSNIPDGEVAKDYLEDVNVFGGGTKIINTENFKGGNVVSIFGGSEINLMGSKLAEGENSLEMTAIFGGSTLIIPSDWKVETDVLSIFGGFSDKRRKDPNKVQDPNRILVIKGLALFGGGEIKN
- the rmuC gene encoding DNA recombination protein RmuC; amino-acid sequence: MDQFLTIGLYGLLIIIVIVTWIIYKRIKDTSQINLKEELERIDKSFRDELMRNRDESSKTGKAQREELSSAIKQFGDQLYDQLSKLIQTNEQKFDKLQNRVESQLKEIQDNNSRKLEEMRQTVDEKLHSTLEKRLGESFKLVSERLEAVREGLGEMKNLAVGVGDLKKVLTNVKTRGTWGEIQLENLIEQILTPDQYSKNISTKKNSNERVEFAIKMPGRSENKDGLCWLPIDAKFPMEDYQRLLAAQDSAEPPLIEEASKALENRIKAEAKSINEKYIDPPNTTDVALLFLPVEGLFAEVLRRPGLFEKLQNDFKVILTGPTTLTAILNSLQMGFRTLAIEKRSSEVWSLLGTVKTEFSKFGDVLDKTQEKLRQASDTIDSAKTRSRAIERKLKDVQELPGSDETKLID
- a CDS encoding DUF5668 domain-containing protein; this encodes MKNDGKIWIGIILIAVGALLVADNFFYFDFSVHHLIFSWHTIFLIIGLVILNNSKNSVVGIVFVVLGLFGILGYISPFDIRFSLRDYWPIILIIVGFFILFRRREPNILTNPEGSKQEFQTSTASILDESSIFNSTNRIIDSDNFRGGKATTIFGSTKLDLTRASLSPGENTLEITCLFGGCDISIPKTWKVILNVSAIFGGFEDKRFLAMSDAKTEGVLIIKGTVIFGGGEITSY